The Candidatus Zixiibacteriota bacterium genome contains a region encoding:
- a CDS encoding cytoplasmic protein has protein sequence MNDPKNDISKVDSWPDGLDALTAAPGHHKVVLENERVRVLETIIPPGDTVPLHTHRWPSVLYVQSFSDFIRYDHVGRVLVDSRSLASRPDRGAVLWSSPLEPHTLQNVGDADLRVLAVEIKD, from the coding sequence ATGAACGATCCAAAGAACGATATCTCCAAAGTCGACTCTTGGCCGGACGGCCTCGACGCTCTCACCGCCGCGCCGGGGCATCACAAGGTTGTCCTGGAAAACGAGCGCGTCCGCGTACTTGAAACGATCATCCCTCCCGGCGACACAGTTCCGCTGCACACTCATCGATGGCCCAGCGTGCTCTATGTCCAGAGCTTCAGCGACTTCATCCGCTACGACCACGTTGGGAGAGTGCTCGTTGATTCACGGTCGCTTGCTTCGCGACCGGACCGCGGCGCCGTGCTCTGGTCATCCCCACTCGAGCCGCACACACTGCAAAATGTCGGTGATGCCGACCTGCGGGTCCTCGCCGTCGAGATCAAAGACTGA